One window of the Onychostoma macrolepis isolate SWU-2019 chromosome 21, ASM1243209v1, whole genome shotgun sequence genome contains the following:
- the rxfp3 gene encoding relaxin-3 receptor 1 translates to MQDERTDYASGSLPLSEYNTSFTANRTNISWNDFQDLADLDKPDIMGDGSAVLRIIISVIYSVVCALGLIGNILVLYLMKSKQAWKKSSINFFVTSLAVTDFQFVLTLPFWAVENAMDFTWLFGKAMCKIVSYVTATNMYASVFFLTAMSVARYCSVASALKSRRRRLRFPAQWMTIVIWIAAVGAALPNAIFSTTATVSNEELCLVKFPDRSGDAQFWLGLYHAQKVLLGFLIPFGIITVCYLLLLRFITNKNVNTTSAKRRSKVTKSVTIVVLSFFLCWLPNQALTAWGILIKLNVVHFSYEYYTTQVYIFPVTVCLAHSNSCLNPILYCLMRREFRKALKKLFWQITSPSVTNMRPFTASTKPEHDDHGPALVPIGPAEPALIFYPPGAVMYNGRNDLLPNST, encoded by the coding sequence ATGCAAGACGAGCGCACCGACTACGCGTCTGGAAGTCTCCCGTTAAGTGAATACAACACGAGCTTCACGGCGAACAGGACTAACATCTCGTGGAATGACTTTCAAGATCTCGCCGATTTGGATAAACCCGATATTATGGGAGACGGATCCGCGGTCCTGAGAATAATCATCTCTGTCATTTACTCGGTTGTGTGCGCGCTGGGTTTAATCGGTAACATCCTCGTCCTGTATCTCATGAAGTCCAAACAAGCATGGAAGAAGTCTTCTATCAATTTCTTCGTGACCAGTTTGGCGGTCACAGACTTTCAGTTTGTTTTGACACTTCCCTTTTGGGCTGTGGAGAATGCCATGGATTTCACTTGGCTGTTTGGGAAGGCGATGTGTAAGATAGTTTCTTATGTCACGGCTACGAACATGTACGCCAGCGTGTTTTTCCTCACGGCTATGAGCGTCGCGAGATACTGCTCCGTGGCTTCAGCGTTAAAAAGTAGGAGACGCCGGTTGCGTTTCCCCGCGCAGTGGATGACTATAGTCATTTGGATTGCAGCGGTCGGTGCCGCTCTGCCGAACGCGATATTTTCAACGACCGCTACGGTATCCAACGAAGAACTGTGCCTGGTGAAATTTCCCGACCGGAGCGGGGATGCGCAATTTTGGCTGGGTTTATATCACGCGCAAAAAGTTCTTCTGGGGTTCCTTATTCCGTTCGGAATAATCACTGTCTGTTACCTGCTTCTCCTGCGCTTCATAACGAACAAAAACGTGAACACCACCAGCGCAAAAAGGCGATCCAAAGTGACTAAATCTGTGACTATCGtcgttttgtcttttttcctgtGCTGGCTGCCGAATCAGGCGTTAACAGCGTGGGGAATCTTAATAAAACTCAATGTAGTGCACTTCAGTTATGAGTATTACACCACCCAAGTGTATATTTTTCCAGTCACAGTATGTTTGGCACATTCAAACAGTTGTCTCAATCCAATTCTGTATTGTTTGATGAGAAGGGAATTCAGAAAAGCGTTGAAAAAGCTGTTTTGGCAAATCACTTCGCCTTCTGTGACGAACATGAGACCGTTTACCGCCTCCACGAAGCCCGAGCATGATGACCACGGTCCCGCGCTGGTTCCGATCGGTCCCGCTGAGCCCGCGCTTATTTTTTATCCTCCGGGGGCTGTCATGTATAATGGCAGAAACGACCTTCTGCCTAACAGCACATAA
- the slc45a2 gene encoding membrane-associated transporter protein has protein sequence MTLLTEDQPCRFSAPDSPLASMEHYPVDSGPKEDYLDCMEPAVFGAVEPPKRSRGRLIMHGMVMFGREFCYAVEAAFVTPVLLSVGLPRRLYSLVWFISPVLGFILQPVIGSASDYCRSPWGRRRPYILLLGIMMLVGLTLFLNGDAVTSAILEDRNIKRTWAIVVVMFGVVMFDFAADFIDGPIKAYLFDVCSHRDKERGLHYHALLTGLGGACGYLIGAMDWGHSALGVVLGSEYQVIYFFSSLTWGIFLTMHLFSIPEKPLMKDHSSDSCPAASLLLEDQHHNGYGTVHKELPPLPEMRQRSFSALSEANAVTPSAKQPSSEVQKRMTLKSLLSAMINMPSHYRCLCVTHLLGWTAFLCNMLFFTDFMGQIVYKGNPYAEHNSTSYATYERGVEVGCWGLCINAVSSALYSYVQRLLLPYIGLKGLYFLGYFMFGLGTGLIGLFPNIVATLTLCSVFGVMSSTLYTIPFNLISDYHKAEEEQRKLGSDEPALESRGTGMDCAALTCMVQLAQVIVGAGLGALVNLAGSVIVVVLSASTVSLIGCLFIALFM, from the exons ATGACTCTCCTAACCGAGGACCAGCCTTGCAGGTTCTCTGCACCGGACAGCCCGCTCGCTTCCATGGAGCACTACCCGGTGGACTCAGGACCGAAAGAGGACTATTTGGATTGCATGGAACCAGCTGTGTTTGGAGCGGTGGAGCCTCCGAAGCGCTCCAGAGGAAGGCTTATCATGCACGGCATGGTCATGTTTGGAAGGGAATTCTGCTATGCCGTTGAGGCGGCTTTTGTCACGCCGGTGTTGCTAAGCGTTGGACTCCCCAGACGCCTGTACAGCCTGGTGTGGTTCATCAGCCCTGTTCTGGGTTTTATCCTACAGCCTGTCATCGGCTCGGCAAGCGACTACTGTAGGTCTCCATGGGGCCGAAGGCGACCGTACATACTCTTACTCGGGATTATGATGTTAGTGGGCctgactttatttttaaatggagATGCGGTCACATCAG CTATACTAGAGGACAGGAATATTAAAAGGACATGGGCGATCGTAGTGGTCATGTTTGGAGTGGTGATGTTTGACTTTGCGGCGGACTTCATTGATGGGCCCATTAAAGCCTATTTGTTTGATGTGTGTTCTCATCGGGATAAGGAGAGAGGGCTTCATTATCATGCCTTACTCACAG GTCTAGGTGGAGCCTGTGGATACCTGATTGGAGCCATGGACTGGGGTCACTCTGCACTTGGTGTCGTACTGGGTTCAGAATATCAAGTTATCTATTTTTTCTCATCATTGACCTGGGGCATTTTTCTCACCATGCACCTTTTCAGCATCCCAGAGAAACCTCTGATGAAAGATCACAGTTCAGACTCTTGTCCAGCCGCCTCGCTGCTCCTGGAAGACCAACATCATAACGGCTACGGCACGGTGCACAAAGAACTACCGCCTCTTCCTGAAATGAGGCAGCGCTCGTTCTCTGCCCTGAGTGAAGCCAATGCAGTCACGCCCAGTGCCAAGCAGCCTAGCAGCGAG GTGCAGAAGAGAATGACCCTGAAATCTCTACTGTCAGCTATGATTAACATGCCCAGCCATTACCGCTGTCTGTGTGTGACTCATCTGTTAGGCTGGACGGCCTTCCTGTGCAACATGCTCTTCTTCACTGACTTCATGGGGCAG ATTGTATATAAGGGGAACCCTTATGCTGAACACAATTCCACCTCCTATGCGACGTATGAGAGAGGGGTTGAAGTGGGCTGCTGGGGCCTGTGCATCAACGCCGTCTCCTCTGCGCTCTATTCAT ATGTGCAGAGGCTTCTCCTGCCATATATTGGCCTGAAGGGACTGTACTTCCTAGGCTACTTTATGTTTGGTTTGGGAACCGGTCTGATCGGCCTGTTTCCAAACATTGTGGCCACGCTGACGTTGTGCAGTGTGTTTGGAGTCATGTCCAGCACTCTCTACACCATCCCATTCAACCTCATCTCGGACTACCACAAGGCTGAAGAG GAGCAAAGGAAATTGGGTAGTGATGAACCAGCTCTGGAGAGCCGTGGCACTGGCATGGACTGCGCAGCTCTTACCTGCATGGTGCAGCTGGCTCAAGTCATAGTGGGAGCTGGTCTTGGAGCCCTGGTCAATCTAGCAGGCAGTGTGATCGTCGTGGTTCTCTCTGCCTCAACAGTATCCCTAATTGGCTGCCTCTTTATTGCTCTCTTCATGTGA